A single window of Streptomyces griseoviridis DNA harbors:
- a CDS encoding protein kinase, with the protein MDEYAGRVLADRYRLPLPPSDEYELTESRAFDTYSGQEVLVRQVPLPEVVEAEVLDAEGLPDGFTARDRGGRRPARGGARPPAEPAVRRAVEAAQAAARIPDHPRLDQVFDVFAEGGSLWIVSEAVPARPLSVLLAEQPLTPYRAAEVASDVLMALRVLHAHGWVHRNVTARTVLICDDGRVMLTGLAVGAAEEALCGYDPVPPAEAPPGEDPGGGDGDGPGAAPGGSAPAVRDPRATDDDAEAARRAAMAARTAGGLPPASGAEPGGGTAAGGTAVPKALESGGDIRAARAGAIAAYRAGARAAARVQESQQQGRPALPGARPAPEDADRGADHGDRRHDAAGRPYGTGDTSGRPYDMGGRPYGAAQPYGAGQAPDEDSPPSGHAPGAPGGTGGADGAGGAPQPYAQGQSGNSNGYAQPYGPGRSGSPNGYAQPYGGPGRPDSPNGHAQPYPQGRSGSPNGYAQPYAPGRPGDSAALPPGTGPGPNSHGVSAHPYAPADSRRDGRGDGDGGAAATPGQSPGHAPGQIADPYGVTERHGVTDPYGVTDPYGVGGSQGGRPGSWHGATPRGGAGARPPGAPGDSPAPNPPDSPASPGAPTRPGAPAAPGAPRYGVPQAPGAPVPGLGAAPASGVPGQPPGEPRPTDPRPGTPAVTGASHAPPALPPSAADGAAHPPSRWDDLISRSVPAPRHGPATALAAERARQARMAVVGPVTERWAPEQAVPVHENWQLAAPIGPATDLWALGALLYRAVQGHAPYPEESTAELVQMVCSEPPAFAEECGPLRPVVESLLRQDPTDRLDFEELRGWLRSLVRSAPEPDAGVHLVAAPPVDISRLPVVRRRGELVRRRRAGLPATTAHGRHKRGRQEEGSPRRLGRTLLLLVLLLLAGAVAYAMMFMPKAGQEDADPGAGSGAAGQVSPAPDRSSASGEPSSGSSAPQGGPSPSRSGGATETQTDGAAPGFTLRKDATGFQIAVAKGWSRTPKNGSGQVVYSHGDFELIVVPGRDSAQSYGGDPMDYQRDDERELQPYRDSSWATATGLKAIQVGGRTMAEGQFTWTDDSGHDLYVRNLAILIAGRYHVVQVRGPESERDEVTRLYEQASQTYEVTG; encoded by the coding sequence GTGGACGAGTACGCGGGACGGGTCCTCGCCGACCGCTACCGCCTGCCGCTGCCCCCCTCCGACGAGTACGAACTCACCGAGAGCCGCGCCTTCGACACCTACAGCGGGCAGGAAGTGCTCGTACGGCAGGTGCCGTTGCCCGAGGTCGTCGAGGCCGAGGTGCTCGACGCGGAGGGGCTGCCCGACGGGTTCACCGCCCGTGACCGCGGGGGGCGTCGCCCCGCGCGCGGCGGCGCGCGTCCGCCCGCCGAACCCGCCGTCCGCCGGGCGGTCGAGGCCGCTCAGGCCGCGGCGCGGATCCCCGACCACCCACGGCTCGACCAGGTCTTCGACGTCTTCGCCGAGGGCGGGTCGCTGTGGATAGTGAGCGAGGCGGTGCCGGCGCGACCGCTGTCCGTGCTGCTCGCCGAGCAGCCGCTGACGCCGTACCGGGCGGCGGAGGTCGCCTCCGACGTCCTCATGGCGCTGCGGGTGCTGCACGCGCACGGCTGGGTCCACCGCAACGTCACCGCGCGCACGGTGCTCATCTGCGACGACGGCCGGGTGATGCTGACCGGCCTCGCGGTCGGCGCGGCGGAGGAGGCGCTCTGCGGCTACGACCCGGTGCCGCCGGCCGAGGCGCCGCCGGGCGAGGATCCCGGCGGCGGTGACGGCGACGGTCCCGGCGCGGCGCCCGGCGGGTCGGCTCCCGCGGTCCGGGACCCCCGGGCCACGGACGACGACGCCGAGGCGGCCCGGCGTGCCGCGATGGCCGCCCGTACGGCGGGCGGGCTGCCACCGGCGTCCGGCGCGGAGCCCGGGGGCGGCACGGCGGCGGGGGGCACTGCGGTGCCCAAGGCGTTGGAGAGCGGCGGCGACATCAGGGCGGCACGGGCCGGGGCGATCGCCGCCTACCGGGCCGGTGCGCGGGCCGCGGCCCGGGTCCAGGAGTCCCAGCAGCAGGGCCGCCCCGCCCTGCCGGGCGCCCGCCCCGCACCCGAGGACGCGGACCGGGGCGCCGACCACGGCGATCGACGTCACGACGCGGCGGGCCGACCGTACGGCACGGGCGACACGAGCGGCCGGCCGTACGACATGGGCGGCCGACCGTACGGCGCGGCGCAGCCCTACGGCGCCGGGCAGGCGCCCGACGAGGACAGTCCCCCGTCCGGCCACGCGCCGGGCGCCCCCGGCGGGACGGGTGGTGCGGACGGTGCCGGTGGTGCGCCGCAGCCCTACGCGCAGGGCCAGTCCGGCAACTCCAACGGGTACGCCCAGCCTTACGGCCCTGGTCGGTCGGGCAGCCCCAACGGCTACGCCCAGCCCTACGGCGGCCCCGGCAGGCCCGACAGTCCCAACGGCCATGCCCAGCCCTACCCGCAGGGCCGGTCCGGCAGCCCCAACGGGTACGCCCAGCCCTACGCCCCCGGCCGGCCGGGTGACAGCGCGGCGCTGCCTCCGGGTACGGGACCGGGACCGAATTCCCACGGTGTCTCCGCGCACCCCTACGCCCCCGCCGACAGCCGCCGCGACGGCCGTGGTGACGGCGACGGCGGTGCGGCCGCCACGCCCGGACAGTCCCCTGGACACGCGCCAGGACAGATAGCCGATCCGTACGGTGTCACCGAGCGTCACGGCGTCACGGACCCGTACGGGGTCACCGACCCGTACGGGGTCGGCGGTTCGCAGGGCGGGCGGCCCGGCTCCTGGCACGGGGCGACCCCGCGCGGCGGCGCGGGCGCCCGGCCTCCCGGCGCGCCCGGCGACAGCCCCGCGCCCAACCCACCCGACTCACCCGCCTCACCGGGCGCACCCACCCGCCCCGGCGCACCCGCCGCCCCCGGCGCGCCCCGCTACGGCGTCCCCCAGGCCCCCGGCGCCCCCGTGCCCGGCCTCGGTGCGGCCCCCGCCTCCGGTGTCCCCGGACAGCCCCCGGGCGAGCCCCGCCCCACCGATCCCCGCCCCGGCACGCCCGCGGTGACCGGCGCCTCGCACGCCCCCCCCGCGCTCCCGCCCTCCGCGGCCGACGGCGCCGCGCACCCCCCGTCGCGCTGGGACGACCTGATCTCCCGTTCCGTCCCCGCGCCCCGGCACGGGCCCGCCACCGCGCTGGCCGCCGAGCGGGCGCGGCAGGCCCGGATGGCCGTCGTCGGTCCGGTGACCGAGCGGTGGGCGCCCGAGCAGGCCGTGCCCGTGCACGAGAACTGGCAGCTGGCCGCGCCCATCGGGCCCGCGACCGACCTGTGGGCGCTCGGCGCGCTGCTGTACCGGGCCGTTCAGGGGCACGCGCCGTATCCGGAGGAGTCCACCGCCGAACTGGTGCAGATGGTCTGCTCGGAGCCGCCCGCCTTCGCCGAGGAGTGCGGTCCGCTGCGGCCGGTCGTGGAGTCGCTGCTGCGTCAGGACCCCACCGACCGGCTGGACTTCGAGGAACTGCGCGGCTGGCTGCGCTCGTTGGTGCGGTCCGCGCCCGAACCCGACGCCGGTGTCCACCTGGTGGCCGCGCCGCCGGTCGACATCAGCAGGCTGCCGGTGGTGCGCAGGCGCGGCGAACTGGTGCGCAGGCGGCGGGCGGGACTGCCCGCGACCACCGCGCACGGCCGGCACAAGCGGGGCAGGCAGGAGGAGGGTTCGCCGCGCAGGCTGGGCCGCACCTTGCTGCTGCTGGTGCTGCTCCTGCTGGCCGGTGCGGTCGCGTACGCGATGATGTTCATGCCGAAGGCGGGCCAGGAGGACGCCGATCCGGGCGCCGGGAGCGGGGCCGCGGGGCAGGTGAGCCCGGCGCCCGACCGGTCGTCGGCGAGCGGTGAGCCGTCGTCGGGGAGCAGCGCGCCGCAGGGCGGGCCGAGCCCGTCCAGGTCGGGCGGTGCCACCGAGACGCAGACCGACGGCGCCGCGCCCGGCTTCACGCTGCGCAAGGACGCCACCGGGTTCCAGATCGCGGTGGCGAAGGGCTGGAGCCGCACGCCGAAGAACGGGAGTGGCCAAGTGGTCTACTCGCACGGCGACTTCGAGCTGATCGTCGTCCCCGGGCGGGACAGCGCGCAGTCCTACGGCGGCGACCCGATGGACTACCAGCGCGACGACGAGCGGGAGTTGCAGCCCTACCGGGACTCCAGTTGGGCCACCGCGACCGGTCTGAAGGCCATACAGGTCGGCGGACGGACCATGGCCGAGGGGCAGTTCACCTGGACCGACGACTCCGGGCACGATCTGTACGTCCGCAACCTCGCGATCCTGATCGCCGGGCGGTACCACGTGGTGCAGGTGCGCGGCCCCGAGTCCGAACGGGACGAGGTGACGCGGCTGTACGAGCAGGCGTCGCAGACGTACGAAGTGACCGGCTGA
- a CDS encoding serine/threonine-protein kinase: MQGQLVASRYRLVESIGSGGMGRVWRAHDEVLHRAVAIKELTAALYVSEGDRDRLLKRTRSEARAAARINHSAVVTVHDVLEHDGRPWIVMELVEGYSLADAVKERGRIEPAEAARIGMWVLRALRAAHTAGVLHRDVKPGNVLIGHDGRVLITDFGIAQIEGDSTITRTGEVVGSVDYLAPERVRGQDPGPSSDLWALGATLYTAVEGRSPFRRTSPLSTMQAVVEDQVAEPRNAGALGPVISALLHKDPAARPDAAETEQLLAEAAEGRRPQDAQAYLSTQHGALERESNTAPTAPGTAGQSTPYPPQTVGHTGHTGHTGHTGPAGPGPTAGPTSVAAPEATAAPAPRRRRLRAVLLSIALAMVVAGGTVVVLQQWDQSRRHDTTGTDAAKDPAASASPSASTDPAGDVPSDWKRYDDPWGFSIYLPAGYERQVVGVNGDLRQVDYTPDGGEHFVRVAIDASPDFNDAYAHQLDLEQQLRRLVDYQRVKLEKNTYRDRPGSLWEYTWSAQAKDTPFPGPRRAVEETYMSRAGHEYALYVSAPAADWTTAAQQFTSILRGWQETSGS; encoded by the coding sequence ATGCAGGGCCAGCTCGTGGCGAGCCGCTACCGGCTCGTCGAGTCGATCGGCAGCGGGGGCATGGGACGCGTATGGCGCGCTCATGACGAAGTGCTGCATCGGGCAGTCGCGATCAAGGAGTTGACCGCCGCACTCTACGTCTCCGAGGGCGACCGCGACCGGCTGCTCAAGCGCACCAGGTCCGAGGCGCGCGCCGCCGCGCGGATCAACCACTCCGCCGTCGTCACCGTGCACGACGTGCTGGAGCACGACGGCCGGCCCTGGATCGTGATGGAGCTGGTCGAGGGGTACTCGCTGGCCGACGCGGTCAAGGAGCGCGGCCGCATCGAGCCCGCCGAGGCCGCCCGGATCGGCATGTGGGTGCTGCGGGCGCTGCGCGCCGCGCACACCGCCGGGGTCCTGCACCGGGACGTGAAGCCGGGCAACGTCCTGATCGGGCACGACGGCCGGGTGCTCATCACCGACTTCGGCATAGCGCAGATCGAGGGCGACTCGACGATCACCAGGACCGGAGAGGTCGTCGGCTCGGTCGACTACCTGGCGCCCGAGCGGGTCCGCGGCCAGGACCCCGGCCCGTCCTCCGACCTGTGGGCGCTGGGCGCCACGCTGTACACGGCGGTGGAGGGCAGGTCGCCGTTCCGCCGCACCTCGCCGCTCTCCACCATGCAGGCGGTGGTCGAGGACCAGGTCGCCGAGCCGCGCAACGCGGGAGCGCTGGGACCCGTCATCAGCGCGCTGCTGCACAAGGACCCCGCGGCCCGCCCGGACGCGGCCGAGACCGAGCAGCTGCTCGCCGAGGCGGCCGAGGGCCGCCGCCCCCAGGACGCCCAGGCGTATTTGTCGACCCAGCACGGCGCCCTCGAACGGGAGTCGAACACAGCGCCGACCGCGCCGGGCACCGCCGGCCAGTCGACGCCGTACCCGCCGCAGACCGTCGGCCACACCGGCCACACCGGCCACACCGGCCACACCGGACCCGCGGGCCCCGGCCCCACCGCCGGTCCCACCTCCGTCGCCGCGCCCGAGGCCACCGCCGCGCCCGCGCCCAGGCGCCGCAGGCTGCGTGCCGTCCTGCTCTCGATCGCCCTCGCGATGGTCGTCGCGGGCGGCACGGTCGTGGTGCTCCAGCAGTGGGACCAGAGCCGACGGCACGACACCACCGGTACGGACGCGGCGAAGGACCCGGCGGCCTCGGCGTCGCCGTCCGCGAGCACCGACCCGGCCGGCGACGTGCCGTCCGACTGGAAGCGCTACGACGACCCCTGGGGCTTCAGCATCTACCTGCCCGCGGGCTACGAGCGGCAGGTCGTCGGCGTCAACGGCGATCTGCGGCAGGTCGACTACACGCCCGACGGCGGCGAGCACTTCGTCCGGGTCGCCATCGACGCCTCACCGGACTTCAACGACGCGTACGCGCACCAGCTCGACCTGGAGCAGCAGTTGCGGCGGCTGGTCGACTACCAGCGGGTGAAGCTGGAGAAGAACACCTACCGCGACCGGCCCGGCTCGCTGTGGGAGTACACCTGGAGCGCGCAGGCCAAGGACACGCCGTTCCCCGGTCCGCGCCGGGCCGTCGAGGAGACGTACATGTCGCGGGCCGGGCACGAGTACGCGCTCTACGTCTCCGCGCCCGCCGCCGACTGGACGACGGCCGCACAGCAGTTCACCTCGATCCTGCGCGGCTGGCAGGAGACGTCCGGCTCCTGA